GGTCCAGTTCGGCCGCACCCCGCTCCAGGCCGCCTACCTCACCTTCATCGGCCCCCTGCTCGGCTCCCTCATCCGCCCCCTCGGGGGCTGGCTCGCCGACAAGTACGGCGGCGCGAAGATCACCCTCTACAACTACGTCGCCATGGCCGCCGCGACCGGCGTCCTGATCGTCGCCAGCATGGAGAAGTCGCTGCCGCTGTTCGTCTCCGTCTTCGTGGTGCTCTTCGTCCTCAGCGGGCTCGGCAACGGGTCGACCTTCAAGATGATCCCGGGCATCTTCCAGAACAAGGCCCTCGCCAAGGGCCTCGAGGGCGAGGAGGCCGTGCTCTACGGCCGGCGCCTCTCCGGCGCCTCCATGGGCCTCATCGGCGCGGTGGGCGCGCTCGGTGGCGTGGGGATCAACCTCGCCTTCCGGCAGTCCTTCCTCAGCAACGGCTCCGGCACCGGCGCCTTCGTCAGCTTCCTCGTCTACTACGCCCTCTGCTTCGGGGTGACCTGGGCTGTATACCTTCGCCGCACGGCCCCCCAGGGCCAGGCCTCGACCGCCACAGAAGCGAAGCCGCAGCTCAGCTACGCCGAGGTGTGACGTAACACCAGCGACATGAACCGGAACCGAGCCTGTCACGAGCCGTTGACAGGCTCGGTCGGCATGTAGGAACGACGAGTACAACCGTGTACTACGACTCGAGTGCGGGACGAGAGCCATGTACGAGCAACAGCAGGCAGCAGAGCAGCACGGCCCCCTGGCGGGGTTCACCGTGGGCGTCACGGCCGCGCGCCGGGCAGACGAACTCGGTGCGCTGCTCCAGCGCCGCGGGGCCGCCGTACTGCACGCGCCCGCCCTGCGGATCGTGCCCCTCGCCGACGACAGCGAACTGCTGGCGGCGACGAAGCACCTCATCGACCAGGCGCCGGACGTGGTGGTGGCCACCACCGCCATCGGGTTCCGGGGATGGGTCGAGGCCGCCGACGGGTGGGGTCTCGGTGAGGCGCTCCTCGACCGGCTGCGGGGCGTGGAGCTGCTCGCTCGCGGGCCCAAGGTCAAGGGGTCGATACGGGCCGCCGGGCTGACGGAGGACTGGTCGCCGTCGTCCGAGTCCATGGCCGAGGTGCTCGACCGGCTTTTGGAGGAGGGCGTCGAGGGCCGCCGCGTCGCCATCCAGCTGCACGGGGAACCCCTGCCCGGGTTCGTGGAGGCGCTCAGGGCCGGGGGAGCGGAGGTGGTGGGCGTGCCGGTGTACCGGTGGATGCCGCCGGAGGACATCGGGCCGCTCGACCGGCTGCTGGACGCCGCCGTCTCGCGCGGACTGGACGCGGTGACCTTCACGAGCGCGCCCGCGGCCGCGTCCCTGTTGTCGCGTGCCGAGGACCGCGGTCTCTTGCCCGAACTGCTCGCCGCGCTCAGCCACGACGTGCTGCCCGCGTGTGTCGGCCCGGTGACCGCGCTGCCGCTTCAGGCGCGGGGGGTGGACACGGTCCAGCCCGAGCGTTTCCGGCTCGGACCGCTCGTGCAGTTGCTGTGCCAGGAGCTGCCCGCGCGGGCCCGTTCGCTGCCCATCGCCGGCCACCGGGTGGAGATCCGGGGGCACGCGGTGCTGGTCGACGGGGGGCTGCGGCCCGTGCCGCCCGCGGGGATGTCGTTGCTGCGGGCGCTGTCCCGGCGGCCCGGGTGGGTGGTCTCCCGCGCGGAGCTCCTGCGGGCCCTGCCGGGCGCGGGCCGCGACGAGCACGCCGTGGAGACGGCGATGGCCCGCCTCCGTACGGCCCTGGGAGCGCCGAAGCTGATCCAGACGGTGGTCAAGCGCGGCTACCGACTGGCCCTGGACCCGGCGGCCGACGCGAAGTACG
Above is a window of Streptomyces griseorubiginosus DNA encoding:
- a CDS encoding uroporphyrinogen-III synthase yields the protein MYEQQQAAEQHGPLAGFTVGVTAARRADELGALLQRRGAAVLHAPALRIVPLADDSELLAATKHLIDQAPDVVVATTAIGFRGWVEAADGWGLGEALLDRLRGVELLARGPKVKGSIRAAGLTEDWSPSSESMAEVLDRLLEEGVEGRRVAIQLHGEPLPGFVEALRAGGAEVVGVPVYRWMPPEDIGPLDRLLDAAVSRGLDAVTFTSAPAAASLLSRAEDRGLLPELLAALSHDVLPACVGPVTALPLQARGVDTVQPERFRLGPLVQLLCQELPARARSLPIAGHRVEIRGHAVLVDGGLRPVPPAGMSLLRALSRRPGWVVSRAELLRALPGAGRDEHAVETAMARLRTALGAPKLIQTVVKRGYRLALDPAADAKYADA